The following are from one region of the Microbacterium sp. BK668 genome:
- a CDS encoding VOC family protein: MLSVGTVVLTVEDIDRAGAFWRAALGYVDRREPSSDWVVLDPPYKRSWDAPGASIALSVTGYPQHYPPRIHLDLYADDQAAEVARLLGLGAREVGWHDYPEDADWIVLEDTEGNRFCVVDTSDRPSDPDRDD, translated from the coding sequence ATGTTGAGCGTGGGCACCGTCGTGCTGACCGTGGAGGACATCGACCGGGCGGGCGCCTTCTGGCGCGCGGCCCTCGGGTACGTCGACCGCCGCGAGCCGTCGAGCGACTGGGTCGTGCTCGATCCGCCCTACAAGCGGAGCTGGGACGCACCGGGCGCGAGCATCGCCCTCTCGGTGACGGGGTACCCGCAGCACTATCCCCCGCGCATCCACCTCGACCTCTACGCCGACGACCAGGCCGCAGAGGTCGCGCGCCTGCTCGGCCTCGGGGCGCGCGAGGTGGGCTGGCACGACTACCCGGAGGACGCGGACTGGATCGTCCTGGAGGACACGGAGGGCAACCGCTTCTGCGTCGTCGACACGAGCGATCGTCCGAGCGATCCGGATCGCGACGACTGA
- a CDS encoding 1,4-dihydroxy-2-naphthoate polyprenyltransferase, translated as MAGTPSRNRKRPGPKKQAPRGNPQKSNAPRDPRRVEKATARDWIGGARLRTLPLAVTPVLIGTGAAHLVDGQLHWVMALFCLIVSVSLQIGVNYANDYSDGIRGTDDHRVGPARLTASGKARPRTVLTVALAFFAIAGLAGLALVVRSGQYWLLAVGAVAILAAWFYTGGKRPYGYYGLGELFVFVFFGLVATAGTAYVQVLSVPQEAWFGGVAAGLLACAVLLANNLRDIDQDRAARKRTLTVLIGRRATQWLFTLFVLVPFGIAAFLALFYPIAWLTLLALLAALPAILIVWTYRVPKELLVALALTSLTSIAYGAILFWAFLG; from the coding sequence GTGGCAGGCACCCCCAGCAGGAACCGCAAGCGTCCGGGCCCGAAGAAGCAGGCCCCGCGCGGAAACCCCCAGAAGTCGAACGCGCCCCGCGATCCGCGTCGTGTCGAGAAGGCGACGGCACGCGACTGGATCGGAGGGGCGAGGCTTCGCACGCTTCCCCTCGCCGTCACGCCCGTGCTCATCGGCACGGGTGCCGCGCATCTGGTCGACGGGCAGCTCCACTGGGTGATGGCCCTCTTCTGCCTGATCGTCTCGGTGAGCCTCCAGATCGGCGTCAACTACGCCAACGACTACAGCGACGGCATCCGGGGCACCGACGACCACCGCGTCGGACCCGCCCGCCTGACGGCGTCGGGGAAGGCGAGGCCGCGCACGGTGCTGACCGTGGCGCTGGCCTTCTTCGCGATCGCCGGCCTCGCGGGACTGGCTCTCGTCGTGCGCTCCGGGCAGTACTGGCTCCTCGCGGTGGGCGCCGTCGCGATCCTCGCCGCCTGGTTCTACACCGGCGGCAAGCGCCCGTACGGCTACTACGGGCTCGGCGAGCTCTTCGTCTTCGTCTTCTTCGGGCTGGTGGCCACGGCCGGCACGGCGTACGTCCAGGTGCTCTCGGTGCCGCAGGAGGCCTGGTTCGGCGGCGTCGCGGCGGGTCTCCTCGCGTGCGCGGTGCTCCTGGCCAACAATCTCCGCGACATCGACCAGGACCGCGCCGCGCGCAAACGCACCCTCACGGTGCTCATCGGTCGCCGCGCGACGCAGTGGCTGTTCACGCTGTTCGTGCTCGTGCCGTTCGGGATCGCGGCGTTCCTGGCGCTGTTCTATCCGATCGCATGGCTGACGCTGCTCGCCCTCCTCGCCGCGCTGCCGGCGATCCTCATCGTCTGGACCTACCGGGTGCCGAAGGAGCTCCTCGTCGCGCTCGCCCTGACGTCTCTGACGTCGATCGCCTACGGCGCGATCCTCTTCTGGGCCTTCCTCGGCTGA
- a CDS encoding DUF4229 domain-containing protein — protein sequence MKARSAILYTVLRLLAFLVPFGILMLFPVFRELYWLAAIFAALIGLSLSLLFLRRPLDDVSSGLAERRQRVRRADAVKDEDVEDAAADAARPASADDA from the coding sequence GTGAAAGCCCGGTCCGCGATCCTGTACACGGTGCTGCGGCTCCTGGCGTTCCTGGTGCCGTTCGGCATCCTGATGCTCTTCCCGGTCTTCCGCGAGCTGTACTGGCTGGCCGCCATCTTCGCCGCGCTCATCGGCCTGAGCCTGTCGCTCCTCTTCCTCCGTCGTCCCCTCGACGACGTCAGCTCGGGCCTCGCCGAGCGCCGGCAGCGCGTGCGCCGCGCGGACGCGGTCAAGGACGAGGACGTCGAGGATGCCGCCGCCGACGCGGCCCGCCCGGCGAGCGCCGACGACGCCTGA
- a CDS encoding PLDc N-terminal domain-containing protein yields the protein MVRGLLILALVATAFWVFTIVDCAVQPANRHRGVSKPVWVLIVVLLPVLGGILWLIVGRVRASSIAARRAPDDDPEFLGRIGTISDQDERIRRLEEELAQLDAEDDDPKWKPPAAPASGAAATTPDESAAPSEPTGLGTGPDDDDTRGQRGAVG from the coding sequence GTGGTGCGCGGACTGCTGATTCTGGCTCTGGTGGCGACCGCGTTCTGGGTCTTCACCATCGTCGACTGCGCCGTGCAGCCGGCGAACCGGCACCGCGGCGTGAGCAAGCCCGTCTGGGTGCTCATCGTGGTGCTGCTGCCCGTGCTCGGCGGCATCCTCTGGCTCATCGTGGGGCGCGTGCGGGCGAGCTCGATCGCCGCGCGCCGGGCCCCCGACGACGACCCCGAGTTCCTCGGCCGCATCGGCACGATCAGCGATCAGGACGAGCGCATCCGTCGCCTCGAGGAGGAGCTGGCCCAGCTCGACGCGGAGGACGACGACCCGAAGTGGAAGCCGCCCGCCGCGCCGGCGTCCGGAGCCGCCGCCACCACGCCGGACGAGTCCGCGGCGCCGAGCGAGCCGACGGGCCTCGGAACCGGGCCGGACGACGACGACACTCGCGGACAGCGCGGGGCCGTCGGCTGA